The following is a genomic window from Plectropomus leopardus isolate mb chromosome 3, YSFRI_Pleo_2.0, whole genome shotgun sequence.
gacttaaagggatagttcagattttttaaagtggggttatGTTGGTTACTTTGACGGTCTGTTatgtacagtagatgtcagtcggcacgcacccagtttggagaagcagcttGCAGTctaacacagaagctaagcaatgtactgcaaACATTAACGGCTTCAGCTTCCCCTTTAtgctcaaagccaccagactcctttgagaaaaactaattttgttttgctgaaaacagGAGCAGCTGGTCCACCGCTGACTCAATCACTAagtcagtttgtgttattatgtggatttggtgaatctgaaaaaaacattttaaacaccaaactcacacaataacacaaacaaattaaatgattGAGGCAGCAAAAGACCAGCAGCGTCTGTGTTCAGCAATTTTAAATCACTgcttttctcaatggagtctggctctgaagAGAACGACATAACTGCGTCATTCTCCTGTTGGAAATCAcggtctgacattaaggtaaagcagtgaaattgCTCTCAATAtagcaaacatttaaacagattttgttttaggTGTGACTTGTTTTTCGtggctgaaatgtgttttgttgctgagcCAATTCACAACAGTACATTGCTTAACCTCTATGTTGGACTCCTGCTTCTCCAGACTGGGAGTGTGCAGACTGACATTTACTGTTTGTAACACGCTGTCTATGTATAAGTACTTCATACAACGGCACCTTAAACaactgaactgtccctttaaagccaCACTAAACTTGAGAGAAATAGtgcatcatgtgtttttttgggttttttttacaggacGGAAAacagtttatcattttaaaaacatgagacagaataaaaagctgcagagaAACTTCCAGACACTTTCCCAACAAAGGTTTGATTcgatatgttttaatttttgtgagTGCAGAATCATAAAACTATTTTTGCCGtaatttaaattgtgttttaaaaagtgttttatattttaaaaaaataccctcCTGAGATGGTAAGCACACCAGAGTTGCAGTATGGGATGTGAAATCTTTATTGCAGCTCCAAGCTAACGTCCACCAAGGCAGAACTTTAAAATCTGAAGCTGATAAAACGTTAAAGGTAATAATCCAGTGATGCATGATAAGTAATGAATCtttgcaggtgtttttgggTGAAGGTTTTCTGGCACCACAAAAAACCTTAAGCTCATTTGCCTTATTTCTATTCAGTTGACCAATAATTGGGGTCCCAGGCATGGAACCAGCCGGTGAAGGAGCTTGGCTCATCCCCCTGCGTAACGGCGATGATGGGCATACCGAAACGGCCGCTGGGGTCGCTGAGCACATATTTATCggctgaaagaaaaaaggaacacATTTGTAAACAAAGTCACCTTTGTAATTCTCCCCCTCATGTTTTTACAGCTGTTTGTCTTACAAATCTCCCATGATCCACATCTCTCCTCCTTATTGGCATCCTTTCCGTTCCAAAGGAAGAGCTGGTGACAGAAATAACCAAAGGGATTTAGCAAAAAGGCAGCCATAATAAAatcttaatatattttatattttagctgtttttaatatttttaatctatctacttttttttgggatatatattattgtttattattgttaaaatgtataaatatatatatatatatatatatatatatatatataatatatatatatatatatatacattttatgatctttcttttatttttacaaatttattattattattattattattattattattattattattattattattattattattatcattaccaccattattaaacattatcatcatcatcatcattattattattaattaataattaattaataagtaTTTGaaatttctatttctatttttgtttgtcaaagcgaTTACTGATTACAGTTGTGAAGTCTTTTGTATAtgttaaattgaaaaatgaaatagaaagttccagtaaaaataaataagtaaataaatacatctaaaTGGGCTGCACACCTGCTCTCCGGTATCAAGaatcatgacatcatcaggtgccAGATCTGCCTGTGTGATATCACCGGGCACCTCTTCTCCTAAATATTTTGAGAGAGTAcatgtttaccaaaaaaaaaaatccaaaaacacaacaacaacaataacaacaacaaccacaacaacaacaacagcaacaaaaacattcatttagaTGAAAACTTAACGATACTCACATGTCACTGTGCCAGTCTTATTTGAGCAGCCAAACAGGTCGTGGTTGCCAGACGGCGTTCCTCAGGGCTTTGTGTTTGCATTGGAATCTGTCTTCTTCCCAACCCAGATCGCTTTCCCGAAAATATCATCTGgcgacaaagaaaaaaagactgctttCTTTACAGGGGacaatatttacttttatacaACCTTGGTGCAGAGAACTAACCTTTCGGAATAAAAGTTTTGAGCAGCGATCTTAGTGTAGGAGCTTGATGATAATCCGTGTGAATACGGCGAGTCATTCATTATGTGCCAAAACTTACCAACGTTGCACTATTCGCGGAATCAATGCTGGACTCGTAGTCCGATGGCCACTAACAAACCTAGTTAGTCTCCTGCAGAGATCTTTTGGAACAATACTGACTGTAGTAAAACAGACCAAGTCTTCGCAGGATTGTTACTGAggataattaattaataagtaTTTGaaatttctatttctatttttgtttgtcaaagcgaTTACTGATTACAGTTGTGAAGTCTTTTGTATAtgttaaattgaaaaatgaaatagaaagttccagtaaaaataaataagtaaataaatacatctaaaTGGGCTGCACACCTGCTCTCCGGTATCAAGaatcatgacatcatcaggtgccAGATCTGCCTGTGTGATATCACCGGGCACCTCTTCTACCTAAATATTGAGAAGtacatgtttacaaaaaaaaatccaaaaacaaacaacaacaataacaacaacaacaacaacaacaacaacaacaaaacattcatttagATGAAAACTTAGATACTCACATTCACTGTGCCAGTCTTATTTGAGCAGCCAAACAGTCGTGGTTGCCAGACGGCGTTCCTCAGGGCTTTGTTGCATTGGTATCTCTTCTTCCCACCCAGCGCTTTCCAGAAATCATCTGGCGACAAAGAAAAAGACTGCTTTCTTACAggaaatatttgactttttttaacttggtgcagactaacttGGAATAATGTTTGAGCGCAGCTTGTGAGGAGATGGATGATAATCAGTGATGGCGAGTCATTCATTTTGCCAAAATTACCACGTTCACTTTCATCAATGCTGACTGGAGTCAGAGGCCATAAAAACCTGTGTCTCCTGCAGAGTCTTTTGGCATTCTGACTGTATTAAACAGCCAAGTCTTAGCAGGAGTTACTGAGGTTTTTTGCACAATGGGAATGAAGCTGAAGCAAACTGCTCGTGTCGGCTAACTGCACTCGCAAACTTCACATTCCTGCCATCAACTAGCAGCATGATCCAACAGGCGAGACCTTACAGGTACTTTGCAAAAAATCAGGGCTGCATCTTTTTGGGGGAAACAAAACATTAGATCAAATCAACTGTCATGCAGCACAGCACGAGATTTTACACACAGCGTATTTTGTTTAATGCTTcggaaggttttttttaacatgatttaaaCAATAGCCAAAGTAATTTtgattcaaaacttttaaaaaacattctgttaattccaaagcttttccaggcctggaactTTTTTCAGGACTTTCGTGACCATTTCCACTGCGGGAACTCGGGGGTAGTTTTTCAGGGGTCTCGTATGTTGTTGCGTGTCTCCATCGCAAGAACCCTCCCCCAAAGGACAAATCTCGAGAACAAGCACCATTTTCAACGCTGCAATCATGTGATGCCTGAATAACCTGAATAACGACTTTCCCACCGGAAAAATTCACATGAACGGCTTCtcatgttgtaaaaaacaaataaagtcaatgtttggtcaatggtaagaatCGTCTTTTATCAATTTATGTACtgaatatcaatttttgatcacatgctAAGAATACTAAAGTATTTATGTTAACTGCTCTCCGTGTATCGTGACCTAAAGTAGTTAGAAATTCGTTTTTTAGCATAAACCCTGATAATAAGTCAGATAAATCTCTTTTTAAGCTATATTTAAGTATCTTTGAAATCATGGCTCATTGTATCCGTTGCTTTTGCTCTTCCTTGTCATGAAAAAACGGCTGTCAATCTTTTATTTAAACGCTTTAAAGCTTTGATGTCGTTCCCACATAatgacctcaaagcacatgaacacaacgaAGTCTGAAGAACGAattcccaactcggaaactacgaccttctgacatcacaCGCAGCATAAAACCCAGCAGAAGAAGAATGAGGAGGATTACATCATCTCCAGAGTACAGTGGGTAGCAGGATCCTACGCTGCGATGGAGACACAGAGGCTGAGAGGATCGACAACGAGGCCGCTCCTGTAAACGTTCCCGCCTCCTACATGTTACAACGAGCTCCCGCAGTGGAAACACACCTAGTGAGAATGTGTTACCAAGCAGAGGCCAATGCTCCTTTTCTTCAGCACTCACCTGACTCTTCGTTCTCATTCATCACTTTCAGTTTTCCAGCACATTTTTGGGTACATTGTTGGGTGACGCTGATACGTTCAACGACATCCTGAGCTGCAGCCTTCTCTTCAGAAGTCGCTCCCTTCCCGTTCCACTGGTACATGGAGTCACCGTTCTTCAGCACAAACACGTCGTTGGTGTTCAGTGAGGTGGCATCGGGCTCCACCTGGGTGAGCgagacacaacagagagacagaacgGCGTGAATCGTTTATTATGAAGCGTCAGTTTGTGCACGTTCAGTGTCATAAATGAGGCTGACCTCAACAGCCCGCGTGGCTCCGGTGCTGCCCTGGCGGATGTGGAAGAGACGTGTGTTGGCAGGCTCTTCATCCTTGTCATCACTCTTGCGGCTTGTCCCACCCAGGTAAACCATCAAAGGTTTGCCATTAAACAAACTCATAAGATGATTTGGTTCTTGACCCTGAGTGACACGAACCTGCAAAGACACAGCAGTGGTTTATCCGACATGTACGACACGCACAGCGGTGAGAAGAATCTGAATAATACCAGTATACCAATACCATAGCAATACCATTCTTCCACCAAATATCTTACCTGGGTAGCAGCTCCACCCAGGCTGGAATCGTCCAGCTCGATGGCGAGAATGGCTGAAGCGCCCAGTTCATCACTGGAGCACTTCTGCCCTTGCCTAAAGACAGGAAAGCCGAAATGCGTTCATTACTCATTCAGGCTAAATCATTGCTGATATTCAcgaaaaaagagcaaaaatgaacgaaaagtgacaaacaaaaagcaacaaataaaaagcaatgaATGAAAAGCAACGCTGGTTTACCAACAAGCTTAAAGTGATAGttgtggatttttgaagtgggactATACGAAATACTTATGTGCAGTCAGTGTATTTCATACAGTAGCTGACGGTCGGCGCGCtcccggtttgcagaaacaaagcCTAGAACATCCTAAAGTTTGGCAAACGTCCTAAAACGCTggaaacgtcctcaaatcctagaaatttcctacaATCCTTGACacctcctaaaatccgagaaacttCCTAACATTTGacaaaccctagaaacatcaattaattctagaaatgcccaaaaatcatagaaatgtcctaaaaccatagaaatgtcctaaaatccaagaaactccCTAAAATTTGCAtcatcctacaatcctagagACGTCcataaatcttagaaatgtccttaagtcttagaaatgtactaaaatctctgaaatgcccttaaatcctagaaatttcctaaaatccaacaaatatgctaaaatgctagaaacgtGTATGGGGCTGATggctcctgtcattttgcaaaagttgaGTCAAGTTGAGTATTTGAGTCAAGTTGAGTATTTCTGGCCCTCGTGGTTACATTGCAGTATTTTCGGCGGCCTGTTCAGCTGCAGGTCTCTCGCTCAGTTTGTTGCTCTCACCAGATGTAGATGATATGCTTCTCTCTGCCTCCGTCATTGTAGGAGTACTGCACCAGGTAACAGTCACCTCCGTAAAACTGTCCGTAGGTTTGCGGGTCCACAGGCTTTTTATCATTTCCTTCCACGCGCCAAATCTACAGACACACACCGTTGTCACATCTACAGGTTTGATATCAGATAACGTCAGTAAACAGCACGAGAGCGGTCAGGATAGTGAAACATACCTGGACTTTCCCGGAGCCGTCGTCCACCATGCCGTGCTGGGCAGCCATGGTTTTGTCGTGGAGTTTGGAGACGTCGAAGGGAATCTTCTCCACCTTGGCGATTTTATTAATAGTGTGAACCTCTCCCAGGCCGACAGTCTCGTCCTTGTCCATCCAGTCAaggaaaaactgcttaaacaGAGACGTCTCGCCCCACTGTGGCAAAATGTTGATCTGTAATAGGAGTAGAAGAGTATGTTCATAAACAGGATTACAAGATAGAAAGAATGAACTTTTACCACATTGCCTACTCCCCCCACTAGTGACCACAAACTTATTCTAAAACtggtttttatatcattttgaataataaaaaaaaacaagtggatGCCTCTGGGTAACATACCCATGTTTTGCTGTTTACACATCCTTAATTATGTTGCAATCCTTTAAAACAAGAACCAGGGGCCCAGAAAAACCAGCAatactatatttatattgtaaCATGACATGATGACTCCCTTTTTCGGGACCTTCCTCGCGTGGTTGGGCTCCATTAACTCTCTCCAAAACAAGGTCTGAGAATgtctttttctgtaatttttgaaGTCTTGTAATAGATTCACATAAATGGATGagtaaagttatttatttatattgtttaatgtgcttaaattgaaaatgaattaaCAGAAAATCACTTAAATGCAAAGGTTGCCTTGAAACacctttttggttttgtgtattttggtttATAGCATAACAGTcatcataattttctttttatctctgaAAATTAACCTAGAGAagtttaataattttgaattttttttttccatacagtATCGCATATAATTTTATTaggatttaaaatgtctttaaattatgtttttctattttattttagtaactAGCATCGTAAAGCGTACCATAGCGGGTCAATGGTGGTTTTTTAGtctaaaatttgtttaaatcatttatctattgattttattttttatttcttatctctttactctttcaTTGTaaatttgtatcttttattatggttttttttttgttgctctgtaAATCACCCTCTTGTATAAAATGTGTCGTCAAAATAAAGCCGCCTTGCCTTACCTGAGTATTTGGGGAGTAACTCCTTATTTCGATGAACTTTTCTGCAGTGCACAGTGCTACTTTGCGTTCTTCTTCATTTGCATCTTGACCTGCAGTTCGGGGTGCAGCACAGTGGTCAGAGACTACAAACTTTGAtctgattaattaatttgtcatattttcccagaaaaaaagggtgaatgcaaaaaaaaaaaggggtaaTGGAAATGGATAGATGTCACGGTGTAGTACCTTTCCAAACAAATATCTTTTCGTCTCCTTTGTTGTCCAAGATGTAGCATTCAGACGAGGAGAGCATGTCTTGTTTGAACGGGGTTTTTTCAGCCACCAAAGTTGTCTCCATGGAGCCAGAAGCATCCGAAATCTGTGAGGTGGAGAGATGATCAAAACATCTACGTGGGATCATTTGAGTCCTTTAGATACTGTAACATTCATCCACAGTAATTCATTTAAAAGCTGTATATCTGATGTACATACCAAAAACAGCGAGGCCTCGTTCTTGCTTTTCACATCTGCGATATGATCGCAGCTTGCTGGTGGGAGGTCCGGTTTGGGTCCGAGCACCTGTGAATAAAAACAGGCTCGTGGACTGCAACATGGCGCttatgaaacaataaaatagtCCACAGCTTCATAATAtcttttttgacataaaaacatttgtggTCCAAATTAGATGTTGGGATCTATGCTGAATGTGAcgtctaaataaaaaaagagtctGATTAGTTCATGAATTCGCTCATACCGTTtttaaggattatttttttttgtctctaattTCTCtaatttgataggacagctcagacgagaaagggagaaagagtgGGATGACATCCAGCAAAGAGCCAAGGCCAGACTCAAACTTGCGGCTGCTGCAACAAGGACGtagcctctgtatatggggtgcccgctctaccaactgagctactgagTACCCCCTTCACCACTTTCATCGTCCATCCACTCGAGTTGTAACAATTTTCAAAACTATCTTTATATAGTTATCGTTAACGTTCTTAGTGTGGGTGGCCCTTTAAGCTGTTCGCATTTAAAAGttaggaagaaaaaataaaaaataaaaaaataaactttttttcatagcaCCTTTCCTGCAAGAAATGCAGCCTGACACGctttacgagaaaaaaagtgcttcacataaaaagacatagaagacaaaaacgaaataaaacctgcatgtaaaactAACATAAGATCAGAATAGaaatcttcacatggataaaacccactttaaaatactagtaaaagtactgaaataCGATAAAAACTGAATGTACAACATAAGATgggagataaaataaataaaatgaaacccTAAAAAAAGCTCACTCCAATGACTTCCTCCGGCTCTGAGCCTTCGTCAATCATCTCGACAGTGGAACGCCCGTTTCTCTCATTGTCGCGGATAGCTTTGGCCACCTCGTTGGCTTTCAGGCGCTCAAAGTGATTGCTCTGACTGCCGGCCCAGTTGTAGATGGTCTGACATTTCACAtcaacagagaaacagaaagttACGGTGAAACACTGCAGCACCTGAAACCCTGTGCTGATTCACTCTAACATGTTGTGTTGGTCCATCTTCTGAGTCACCTTTCCGAAATCAATGATGAAGCAGTCGCCGTTATTGAAGCCGCTCCAGGACATGTCCACCTCCGTGGCTCTGATCATCCGACGACCTTTGACGTGCAGCAGACGTTTGACGTTCATATCGTTGGTCACCACGTGTGAGAAGCCTGAGGCCACTCCACCTTTCTTCAAAACGAGtacaaccaaaaaataatccTTAGAGCTTTTGCATAAAACCACAACTGCATGGTATGGAGATTTCATTTATCAAAGAGATTGTTTTAAGGTTTAAGATTgttaaagggaaaaacaaagCTGAACTTTACTCTCGATGTCTTTGATCAATGTTACTTtgtaaatattgttatattCATGAACAATCATGAAATCCTTCCTACTTTACGACATGTTTTTTAATACGTTTTTGTtaatattgtcatgttttatgtgtttgctcactttagaaaatgttattcaCAGAAACTTTCTCTTCCCCATCAAAAATGAAGAGGTGGTGAGAGAGGTGAGAGGTGACGCTGGTAATTATTCACATGACTCGTGTATTCATCACACCTGCGAACACTTGTGTGTCACTTGCTCTGAATAATATCACAGTAAAGTTCTTCGGTGTGCGGagttaaaatctgtttttttatttatcaagaGTTAACTGAAAAGACTGACATCACTCTCGTGTCAGACGGTAGTGTCAATGGTCTCATCTAActcttatttttgtgtttgtacaaCAATGAATTATCTTGCATGTCTTACATACAGAGCACTGTCTCGCTGCACTAGAGCCAAAGACTATTTGGTCCTCGAATATCATTACGTTAGTACTGACTGATCTGGAAATCAGCTTTTAAATATGAATCCCCACACAAGTGGAACAGCTCTTAAAATTAGACGCCCAAATTGCTTATAATCAATATACATTTCTTCATAAAGACTGACATAAAGCACAGTGAATGCGTGTTTTCTTTGGGTGATGCTTCCctgtgtgttgatgttttggagTATTTATGCAGTGgctattgtgtgtttttgcttttaatgtgtACTTGAGTATCTGCCACATTCCTCACGTTTTGTGTTGATGCATATTgtcgtgtgcttttgttgtttttatatgtaaagTAATGAGGGCATCCTTGTGAGAGAGAGCATGCTCTCAATCGTCCTtccctgtttaaataaagattaaataaattataaaatagtaTGTGTATTTGAATAAAATTGTGGAAAGAGTACAAACATCACTCGGTACAAGAAGATGCACAAAAGCATTATTTTACAGAGCCATAAAAATGTAGTCAAATCTTTGTCTATTGATGCAGTTTGACATCAGTTGCTTGTATATATGCATGCTTAATATGTTTAAATTATACatatgcacgtgtgtgtgtgtatccacaGAGACGTAtatatggatgtgtgtgtgtatgattgtatgtatgtaagtgCGTGAATGTAATTATGCAAGTGAATGTATACACACACGTTAGAGATGAATTTCATGAATAATTTAGGGAGTAACTGAAAAGGGTTGGGACATAATACATTTATACCTCTGATTCCTTTTCGAACatgtaagattttatttttgttaactATTGTGTATGGATCATCATCCATTTCAGttactgttatttattattaaaattttaaaaaatgcttgaacattttaatttatggcATGAGTCTAGAATAAATCTTTCACTTTCTTAAGTGACTGCTGGACaatattgaactttttcataatattctaattttttgaGATGCACCTGTAAGGTGCAATCAtgaaaaggggggggggggggcagagtcATCCCGCCTCTGAGACGGGATCAGAGGTAGTAACAAGCGCCGAaacgaggtctgtgtaaaatgtaaagccgGAAAGATGTGACCATAGGTGTGTTGAGTGTGACGTTTTGGTTACATTTCATGTTGACTACCCTGAAAACAACACGTGCGTGTATCATGTTTTACCTTGTACGTGACGCCTGTTCGCTTGAAGTATCCCATAAAGGATTTTGACTCATGGTCTTGATGCTCAGTGTGCTGCACTGCCTTTCCGTTCAGGCGGTCATCCAGCTGTACCATGTAGATGGCAGCAGACCCTCGTTCATCCTGGGAAGTTTCCTTACCTGTGACATAACAGATAACAATGAAGAGAATTAGATCTCACACGCCTCTGTGCGTTTGGAGGTGGGCACCAGAAGTTCTtcaggccaaaaaca
Proteins encoded in this region:
- the scinla gene encoding scinderin like a isoform X2, whose translation is MVYHEELEHAGKEPGLQVWRIEQMELTPVPPQLHGQFYTGDSYLVLHTTSGFSYNVHVWFGKETSQDERGSAAIYMVQLDDRLNGKAVQHTEHQDHESKSFMGYFKRTGVTYKKGGVASGFSHVVTNDMNVKRLLHVKGRRMIRATEVDMSWSGFNNGDCFIIDFGKTIYNWAGSQSNHFERLKANEVAKAIRDNERNGRSTVEMIDEGSEPEEVIGVLGPKPDLPPASCDHIADVKSKNEASLFLISDASGSMETTLVAEKTPFKQDMLSSSECYILDNKGDEKIFVWKGQDANEEERKVALCTAEKFIEIRSYSPNTQINILPQWGETSLFKQFFLDWMDKDETVGLGEVHTINKIAKVEKIPFDVSKLHDKTMAAQHGMVDDGSGKVQIWRVEGNDKKPVDPQTYGQFYGGDCYLVQYSYNDGGREKHIIYIWQGQKCSSDELGASAILAIELDDSSLGGAATQVRVTQGQEPNHLMSLFNGKPLMVYLGGTSRKSDDKDEEPANTRLFHIRQGSTGATRAVEVEPDATSLNTNDVFVLKNGDSMYQWNGKGATSEEKAAAQDVVERISVTQQCTQKCAGKLKVMNENEESDDFWKALGGKKRYQCNKALRNAVWQPRLFGCSNKTGTVNVEEVPGDITQADLAPDDVMILDTGEQLFLWNGKDANKEERCGSWEICKTNSCKNMRGRITKASAPCLMVICRPCAHSFC
- the scinla gene encoding scinderin like a isoform X1 yields the protein MVYHEELEHAGKEPGLQVWRIEQMELTPVPPQLHGQFYTGDSYLVLHTTSGFSYNVHVWFGKETSQDERGSAAIYMVQLDDRLNGKAVQHTEHQDHESKSFMGYFKRTGVTYKKGGVASGFSHVVTNDMNVKRLLHVKGRRMIRATEVDMSWSGFNNGDCFIIDFGKTIYNWAGSQSNHFERLKANEVAKAIRDNERNGRSTVEMIDEGSEPEEVIGVLGPKPDLPPASCDHIADVKSKNEASLFLISDASGSMETTLVAEKTPFKQDMLSSSECYILDNKGDEKIFVWKGQDANEEERKVALCTAEKFIEIRSYSPNTQINILPQWGETSLFKQFFLDWMDKDETVGLGEVHTINKIAKVEKIPFDVSKLHDKTMAAQHGMVDDGSGKVQIWRVEGNDKKPVDPQTYGQFYGGDCYLVQYSYNDGGREKHIIYIWQGQKCSSDELGASAILAIELDDSSLGGAATQVRVTQGQEPNHLMSLFNGKPLMVYLGGTSRKSDDKDEEPANTRLFHIRQGSTGATRAVEVEPDATSLNTNDVFVLKNGDSMYQWNGKGATSEEKAAAQDVVERISVTQQCTQKCAGKLKVMNENEESDDFWKALGGKKRYQCNKALRNAVWQPRLFGCSNKTGTVNVEEVPGDITQADLAPDDVMILDTGEQLFLWNGKDANKEERCGSWEISDKYVLSDPSGRFGMPIIAVTQGDEPSSFTGWFHAWDPNYWSTE